GGTCATGCCCTGCTCCATTTTTAACAGCACATTAGAAAAACATGCAGCACCGTTCCACATTTATTGCTGTGGTTCCAGTCACACCTACGCCCACTTAAAAATACCTACCCACTGCAGCTTTTTTTAATCCAACCGCTTAACTCGGGATGGAATGCGATGTGTCACCTTTCCTACATGGATCACAAGCGACCGTTGACAGCCTCCGCTTCACTTTCTGCAaatcttttatttatatatttattatctTTTTTAAACAGGGCAGCTCTCCAGGGTCAGAGATTCGAATAGCACCCCTACTCTGCGCTTCAACATCGCCTGCCCTCCCTGTGTCATGCAGATCTCCTCCCATTGTCCAAAGATGTCCAGTTGGGctaattagtgtctctaaattgcctgtagtgtggatgtgtatgtgtggtcCGGGGTGTAGCCCCAGcatgcctgggataggctccaggtcctTCTGCGACCATGACAAAGATAAACAGTGAGAAGATCTTTGTAAGCATAACACACTACATCTCCTTGCTGACTGCCTGGTGACTCCAAATTAGCTAAACAGTCCTGATTCTCCAGAAGCCATGTGAATGTGTGGATGCAGTTATTTCATACTCCCTCCTTGGTAAAGAGTATAATATAAGAAAACGTCTTTTATTAAAGGTTACTTATGAAATTAACCTGGAATATTGCcatcttttttctttatttgcttTGATTTCCTAACAGAAGCATCAAACAAAGTGATGAAAGTTCTGTCATATGCAGTATCAAGTCCCATTGTAATATCTGTCTCTCTGTGACAGAGACTTTGAGTTGTGTTAAGAAGAGGTGCAGTATTCTCAGTGCGGGCAAAACTATCCAGAGTCACCTCATCTGAATGCCACTCTGAGGCCCCACCAGCCTGAGGGCTTCTGCTCAAGCATGCTTCTTTTTTTGGTCTCTGGGGAGCGGGGACTGTTTCTGGCCAAAGTTCTGATTGTTCGTATcctagttttttttcccccggatAGAAGACAAAGAATCAGCCAGTGCTTGTTAGGTGTAGTGAAAACCCAGTCAACGACACAGAAAATGGACCATGCGTGAAAAAAAAGGCAGCGTTACGTTAAGGCAACAGACACAAAACTCAGCAGGGTGAGTATAAGACAGAAGGAGGTGTCATCACACCCTAGGGGAACAATCTGGAGTGGACACAAGGGTAAAAGCCTAAACCTAATGAGCAGGACATCAAGCTAAATGTCTTCTTCCCTTCTAGGACTGGGTAATACATTCTGAGAATAATGACCACAACAGCAAAGACATGGCAGATGTCTGAAAAGTCAATTACAAGGAGTTGTGGGCTCACGCTCCCCATACAGTTTGCTGAAGGATGCATTTTAGTGAGAATTTTCAATGAAACGCTGCACTGACTCACATCTGCCCCATCACAGTAGGCCTCCCGGTCCCTCTGCTTCAGGTTTTTAAGGGGACCTCAAAAGGGCAAAACATACCCAGGGGCACAACCCCTCCAAAGACCAGATAAACCTCTGCGCATGTACACAACCAGACTTTTTCCCATGGTGCTGTAACAGCAGGCTAACTGCACTGTTTTGTGTGTATCGTCGGTTACCAAGCTCTTGATGATCTCCACCCACTAATGGTTATTACCAGGAACAATTCTAGGATTTTAAAATTAGGGGGACTCAGCTTCCTGAAAAAATATAacattgtaattatattttgcaGTGGGTTCATTTAGATAaatattaatggaaaaaaatagttttttataATTTACAATGACAAAGTAACGCAGTTCAGCCAAATTCGATTTTTACCAGCAACGAAAAGACGCGCGACGAACTACAGCTCGCCAGTCGCACTTTTAAAGCAGGTGAAAAAGGCGGGAAGCAGTCTGAGGTAAAATTCAACGGTAAAATTCTCAACTTTTGGTTTTAAAACTACAGGGAAATGTTCTTAAAAggtatatatttattaaattgtttTGTTCAATTCGAAATAAGTGTTTAGAGAGATACAAAACCTTCCATTAAATTAGCTGCTGAAATTAGTAAATACATCCTTTCAGTCTTGCACAGATATAATGATTGTTattatgattataatgattTAGGTTATTTCGGTAAAATTTGGATTATGTTTCAGTGTCATTTTTCAAAAGATATTTTTAGACATCCTGAGGTAGCTAATATAAGCTATTATTGGCCATACGTATTCAGTATAATGTTACTGCATTAGCTACTTAAAAATATAGTTTTCTTtttcatattaccaagttttgTAAAACTTTATAGATGTCCCACTTTGGCTAAAACGTTATCTCGACATATACATTCGTTCTCCTTTTACGCTCATCTTCAGAAGTCCCGCCCGCTGCCACGTGTGCCGAACCCACACCGTCTGGGAACCAACTGAAATACCGGTTTAGTGCATCCTGCCCCCTAAACATAGCCGGCAACGTGAATTCGGAGAAGCTTTGTTACATTTGGATTGATTATCGTACATGCTGTTTACGATACTATTACAGAAAATACCAAAGGCTATTCAGGACTTAAGCCAATAAATACACCTACACAATGAGCTCCTGGTTATTACGATTAGTTTGTTACCATTTTATATGCTCAATGACAAATTGATAGATGTTCAATTCATTAATCCGTTACAATGCACCCTTTTTTTGGAACGCCAAATGCTGAATCAAGAATTGCGTTCTTAAATGAATCAGTAAAAAATGAACTTATCTGCTGTCCTTCCTCCACATTTTAAACGACTTGGGTACAAAATGGCACCGATTCCAGCCGGAGTGGCAGTAGAGATGATTTCTAAGTAGACGTTTTAAAGAACCTCACCAGAAAAACAAGCTGGTAAGGCCTAGAGAGCCAACAGACATGGGGTGTGGCACTGGAAATGACCTTTCCGTATTTCCAAGGAAGATCCCAGGATCTCACACAGCATAAGCGAGGCAGGTTCCAAGCCACATGTAAGGGTTCAAACCCTCATTCACATTTGTACAGTTGTAGTAGAAAACACTAGCGCCCCCTTGTGGATTGGAAACCAATTAAAATGGTCAATTCCACACACAAACCTATAAGTTGACAAATTATAAATACTAATTACAAGGCAGACaaaaacagtgtgtgtgtgggggcgggggtAGGGGGAATTAAAAAGATACAAATGCTCATGATTACCGTGTGAGGGTTGGGAGACAAGTTAGCAACAGAGTGTGAGACAGCAGAAAGATCGAGCAGAACAGTGACAGGGACATTTAATCAAAGCTGTGTGACAGGAAGCAAAGTACCAGTGACCCTAATGAACACACCGCCTGAGTGTGTTAGACATAAGGCATTCGGTCACCTTTATTCCCATCTGTGCACGCAACCCAGGCTGTTACAGAAATAAGGTACAGGGACCAGCGACATCCACACAAAACCTGAGCAAACACCCCAAAACTTCTGCTTTGACCACAGTTTAAGACACACACCAGTGAAAAAGGCAAATAATCATTAAGATGAGGAGAGGTGTTGGGGGACATTGTGGCCGTCTTTAGTAGCATGCATgtatgttttttccccccagcaGATACAACTGGTTTCAGTGACCACACAAAGCCGAATTTGGGGACAGGTGACCAGGGTGATAAATAAGCTGATAATTCAAACAATGTCCCCCCATGCACTGAATTAAGAGCCAAAGGAAGAGGTGAAACCCACTGGAAACATACAGTAACTGCTGTACCCAAGTCTTTACCTAAGAACTGCCCATCTGGATAATCGCACACACACTTCACCCCAAACTtctttaaataaagaaaatcagACAAGTCACTATTAGTATACTTTGAAACACGTTAACTAGCTTTAGTAATCACTAGTTAACTGataatttcatgaaatgagAATCCATTGAGATACCTGGACTGGAGATGCCTGGTCAGGTCCAGACATCGGTGCTACATGGAGTTAGAAAATATGCGCATGACTGCAGTACAGTAGTTTGAAGTGACATGACATGCAACCACAGAGCAACAGATAGACACATACAGTATGATGACGACACTCAGCCAATGAAATCCTGCTGCCCTCTTGTGGTCGAAAATGGAAACCATCGTTAAGAGCCTGTGGGTGTAGGACCAGCATGTCTCATACTGCAACTGCACGTCACATACCATATCAAACCCAGACTGCGAGATTAGTTGAGAGTTTTGACTGCTAACAGCACCTTAAACCTGGGTATATTTAAGGTTAGATAGtaacactaaccctaaccccctccatcgccccccccccccttggtggATGACACCAGTTTAATGCTGTAACCAGGCAACATGGGGGATCAAGCACAGCTGCTCATACTCCCACAGTCAGCAGCTGAAGTGAAACGGAACACGGCAGGAGCTACTGAAGGACCATGGGAGGCAGGAAGGCTGCGCTAACGGGGGACTAATTAGTGTCAGCTTTCATTCAGAAGGAAGCCACCGTGGAAGCAAAAGACTGCGGGGGGCAGCCTGGGGACATCCAGAGGCAGTATGACCAGCAACAGACGGAGCTTGGCTATTCTCCAGTGTACCAGTTCTTTCGGAAGATATCACACTTGCGCTGCTAGATCTGATGCATCTCCTTTGATCTTTTCTGGAGCTTTACTCTACAAAACTGGATCCTGGGAGACTTCATAGGAACACATTCATCACTCACGTGAAAAAATAATTCATCTTTGGCATCACTATAGTAGTCAGGAGGCTAGATTAGTGTTAATGGGTTATACTGCAATTCCTTTTAGCACGGCCCCACACACGCTCACACCCCTGCTGCTAATCGAGAGACCGCTGGGGCAGCGATCGACCCTGACATCACCCTAGAGCTTCATTCCCGGGCTGGAAATAATGGTCGTCCAATGTGGGGGGGTGGCGGTCTGAGCGGGACAATTTGGCAGACGGGGCAAGTAACTGAAAGGGCATCTCCTTCTGTGCCTTGGGGTCACAGGTATTAATACAATAAcattttcacccccccccacccctacaaAACAAGaacacctaaaaaaaaaaaaaaaaaactcataaaaaAACTGTCCAAcagtaaaaacaataaatacagcTTTTAAAATAAGTGAGAATTGCAGGGTGGATGAGGCCTTGTAGTCTCATAAGGAGTGAATGCTGAGCAGCACGTTTGAGAAGGCTGTTCTGAagcgtgtacacacacacacacacacacacacacacacacgtacgcgCGCACACTCAGGCATACACactggtacacacacacacgcacacacacagctgctaaCCAGCAGCCCCACATTTCAGCATTGGCCCCGCCTCCCAGGGACTCTCCACACCGCAACCCAAGTCCATCCCCTCCTCACAGCCTGTCCCTCCTTCTCCGGCCAGCCCTCCCACTCAGCTTTCCTCAATGGCCTTCTGGCAGTGGTAGAGCAGGCAGTCCGGGAGGGTGGGCAGGGGCGAGCGCAGCCAGGCCGTCAGCGTGCCGCCATGGGCATGGCAGTGAAGCAGACACGGCTGCCCTGGGACCAGCTGGCACGCCACGATGCCCTCAGCACCTGCAGGGGGGCAGGGTGCCCGTGTTCAGCACACACCACCATCAGATAAACTGGGCACTATGCCGGCACCATCCTGTCGCACTTACCTATGATGTCCACTATGTGGAGCCGCAGTTTGTCCTTCAGAGCGGCCAGTGTGGCCGCAAGCGGGTCCTCGCTGTCTGCCAGCAGCCTCAGGTTCTGCTTCACATCGTTGGAGAAGGAGAGCCACAACCTGCCGTACTCCTCCGTGGACACAGGCAGGGGCCTGTGGGCATCAGCAGACTGCTTGTAACGGGCACTGGAGGCTGGCTTACACTCCCCTGCTCGGCTATGGCCTTGGCGGTGTACAGGGCCAGCGGGGGTCGCCTGCACCACCCAAGCCACGATGCAGTCCGGCGCCGTACCTGATGAAGTCAGCCAGAGAGAGGCTCAGGGAGACGGCCTGCTGTGTGGGCGCCCCAGCCCCGGGCCGGTACGACACTCTGACCGCCACTACGGCCTGGCTGCTGGGAAGCTCCATCACCAGATGGTGGAGCACCACTGCCACGCCACGGCCGGCCAGGAGGGAGATGGAGGCTGCGGTGGTGTATCCGTCTGTGACCTAAAGGAGGAGAGCGAGCGAGATCAGACGGCGAGTCACGCAGGCGCCATCCCGGCTCAGAGAGAAGTACGCGCACGGCACCTTCGCTTCCTCTGAGGTCACGTCACATGACAGCTCTTCCAGGGGCAAATCGCAGGCATTGGACAGGAAGAGGGCGAGAAGCAGGGCATCTCGCTGGTAGACTTTGCAGGCGCAGACAGAGAGGGTCCCGTCCGAGCAGAGCGCCTCCATGTCCGAGCGCGGCAATGCCAACAGCGCCGGCGGCAAAAGGGAGCCGGGCGCGTCGCCAGGGCTCAGCGCGAGCGCCGGTTCCATGCCAGCATCCAGAGACCCCCCCGCCGCTTCACCTCCACCGTCCAAGCAGCTCTGGGGAACAGAGGGTCCATCCAGTGAATACAGCAGAGCGGAATCAGGGACGGCGTCGTCGAAGAGGCCGTCCAGTGTATCGTCCACGGAGGAAACGGGCGGCCGGCTCCCGCCGTCAAGGGCCTCCTGGTCAGGCCTCTGCCGGCGCCAGATACGCTTGGGTGCTGCGTCCGGCTTCCCCATCTGTAGGACAAGAGGACATCTGCACAATCAGAGCTGAGGAGGGGGGGTCACTGCTTGGACACCTGCTGTCTTCCTTCATAGATCGTCCCCATACTCAGCGAGCCCAACACACATGCCTGCTTAAGACCAACACCTGCCACTGGTGGTAAGTTACTCCATGTCCCGTTACTCTGAGTCACATGATCAAAGTTCTGGCGTAGCGATGAGGACCCCGCCCAGCTAAGCACACAATCCCCCATGAATATAAACACCCCAGGTGCTCATGGGATACGCGGGGCAGCTAAATCCAGTGTCCATTCAGGGCCATACAGATGCCTGCCTTATATTGACCATCACCCAAAGAGGAGATGGGGAGAGCAGTGGCTGGCATGCATCAGCAGGAGGCGCTGTACACTGGTGAGGTGAATTAGTCACAGTAAACAGTATGGAGTGCTTACAGTGGCACCAGAAATACTGCAGACATTTAGGGATAGATGTACAAGAAACCATCACTTAGTGGTACAAAAACAGCTTTATGGAATTATATCTGTACACGTTCTATGGCTACAGAAACCACctgcacatacacaggcatCCAGTAGCACCTCGGAGTTAGATAGCGGGTGGAACCACAAAAACATACATCTTACCAGACACAATGAATTCTGGGACCCCAGACCCACAAAGAGTGTGGCAGCCAGCTGCCGCTTCTCCTGTTCTTCTTCCCCAGCAGATGAGACAGCCAGCTGAGTGTGCtcagcgccgccctgctggcagGAGGGAGTCGGGGCACTGGAGGCTACTGGGGGAGGAGCTTCTTCTGTGGCTTCCTTCTGGGGAAGGTAACCCTCTTTCCCCCACACCTTCTTCACTCCGTCCAGCTTCAGTGTATTAGAGCTTCAAGGCAAAGCGAGCAAGAGGAATTATGGGACTGTGGAGGGGCATCGGATCGCAGCATTCACAAAAGAACAAACCATATAGACAGGTGCCTGCAGTGATGAAGCTTCTAGAAACTCCGGTGTAGTGCTGGGTGGCCTGACCCACCTGGCCTTCTGCATCTGTTCAGTGCTGTTTCCCGAGATCCCAGAGCTGAGGGACATGGCGGTGGGGGACTGCCGGTCGGTGAGGCTGCAGGCGGACAGGCTAGCAGGCAGCGACGGGCCGTACGGCTCGAAGTTCAGTGCTGCGGGGGGCGAGAAGCTTAGCGAGGCGACCGCACAAATTGAGACCCACAGGGCGATCTTCAAAGCCATCTAGAGCCACCTTAACATTATACAGTATTTCTCTGTTTCCCAGCAAAATCGATAACAGCAACCCCTCTTGGCAGTAACTAGCCGGAGCGCATCCAGAATGCACCTGGCCCAGCCCCCACCTTTGTGCTGGGAGAGCTCCTCCTGTCTCTGGTGAGGAGGTTTGTATGGAGCCGCTCCCAGCGCCAAGGCCTCCGACACAAAGCCATCCAGGAAGGACAAGGAGGAGTCGACCTGCGGACACAAGGGCCACAGTCACTAGAGCCTTGAGTCAGACGCACGGCAGCTTGGGAGGGGACATCTCCCTAGATCTCTGCAACACAAGTCACCAGATCTCTGATACAGTCTCTGGTGGATAAAGTCACACTACAAAAATCAATTACTAATATAATatgaaactttttaaaaatcagggcttcgtatataaatatgtataggtTGCTTCCTTTGCTGTGAGCATCATGGGCTCGAGAGAGAGCAGCAATTAGCATCAGGGGATATCAGCAGTGGTCTTTAGGCTCCCCTGCCCCAATTTTAGTCCATTTTTGTCTAAAGTTAAACCGACAGGCACACTGGTACCTCCAGGTCCTCACAGCTGGCATCATGTGGCAGGACCCTGTGCCTCAGCGGGGCATCCTGGCCCAGCAGCTCCAGCTCCATCGCCTGCTGCCTCAGTGCTGTGTCCAGGCAGGCGCTGTATTGGTGCGCCACCTCCCTCGCCCTCCGGAGGGCGCCGTCTGTGGTGCACAGTTTGCCCATGGCTGCCAGGACCCAGCACCGTGTCTCCGTGGTGATGTCATGCCGCTCCAGGAGCGCCCCCAGTCGTGCCAGAACATCTGTGGGGTCCTGACCCACTTTTAGGTAGGAGTACTCCCCtaagacctgggggggggggttaggaggGGCACACTCACTGCTGAAGCATGTGCATCACACAGAAGGTTACATTCCCATCATTACAGGCTGCACTTCAGCACATGCTATTTccgcccagcagggggcagcacgcAGCTTCCTCACCCAGCTGATGATCTGCAGGAAAGGCTGGGGCAGGCTGgctgcctccccccccagcaAGGACAGGTACGAGTCCACAGCCAGGAGCCTCAGCTGCCTGTCCTCCTCCGCGTTGTCGAAACCTGGAAAGAGATGTCAGTCTGGCCTATGAACAAGCCCGTCAGCAGAGAGAGCGAGAAAAGCAGAAACATTCTTCTTATGTCAGGGACCAGTTAATCTGTTACCCTGCGGGTTAAAACCAGGAAACTCACCTTCCGCCAAAAGCCGGAGGAAATTATTAGTGATGTCCGGCTGCATGGCGTCGCCCCCCAGGGAGAAAACGGCATTCATGGTCTGAACGAACCAGCTGTTGTCTGGGGCATATGTATGGCGGCTTAtaggaaaaaaacattactgcaagtttgtaaaaaaaaaaaaaaaacacaaagggcAGAGTGCAGCAAGCGCCTGGATCAGATGCAGGATATTTTTCAGCCAGCTCAGCCACTTTCCCCACGAGGCCAATCACTGTGTACTCGTCCCTGCTGTGCCGGAGGAAATCCAGCATCTTCTCCACAATGACCGTGACGTTCTGAGCATTGGTGATGCGATACAGCAGCTCCAGGGTCTGCGGGGAAATTGGTTTGATGCCGGGCAGTCCCAGGGTTAGGCAGCCATCAGTGGTGAAGGGAGCCTTACCCAAGCTAATCAGATTTTTACAGGGCAGAGCTAATTATTTACCAATTACAGGGATTCCTAAGAGTGACAATGATCCCCTGTCTCACGGCTAGAGAAACACCCAATCCAGATTACAACCAATCAAGGCCGAATAACCCACAGATGCCCAGATTTGAGCTGGTTGATCTAGTGCTTATTTCAGGCCTTACTGACAAGCCACACCTCTCTCTTGATGATGGGGTCAGGATGATCCAGGCACTCAATGATGGTCATCTGATGCTGAAGGGCCAAGTTGGGATCCTGCTGGACCACATAGGTCAGTGCTTTCAACCCTGAAACAGCACATGGAGAACGGGTCACCACCCGGCCAAAACTTCACCATCTCTTTAACTTTCCAGCTGTAAAAACCTGCAGCCACCACAGGAAGGAGTTACATGAGCATCTTACCAAGGTATTTGAGGTTGATCTTAGGAGACAAAACAAACTTCCCAATGCACTTTGCCGCTTTCTCCAGCAGCTCTGACTTTGGGTGGATAGTGTAGACAGTTTTCACACACTCATATAATATGGCTAAGAGAAAGTGAGGAGATTCATTAGCGAATGGGGACCTTAATGCATAGTTCACAAAAAACTGAAGTGATGCAATCGTGGCATATAATACCGTAGGTGATGTTGTGATTTATTTCAGCTCTTCGTAAAGATTCATCCAAAACTTCATACATGATCTCACTTGTTCTGCAATTAAAACATGTATCTTTATGTACATACTTAATTTTTATTGGCATTTATAGAAAAAGAATCCTTAGAAAAGAGATCCTTAACATGAAATGTAATGTTAAAAATACAGGCTACTGATTAGATGTCTTTattaaataaagctgaaaatgcAGGACAGTATTAATGAGACAGGCAAAATAATATTATGGGATGCCTCTGGTCCCATAAAAAGAGCTTCTTCCCGGCCCGGCTCAGTGGAGTCAGACCTCTGTGAGATGGAGACCCACCTCTGGTCCTCCTTTCCAAGAAGCGCCAAGATGCGGAGCAGCTGCATCTGCAGCCAGGGAGCAGGGACGCTGTGATAGCTGAAGTCGGCTGGCAGCTTCCCACTGACCACCTGCTTCAGGATGACTACGAAGCTGCCAGCCAGCTCCTTGTAGTTCTCAGGGCTCTCCTGCAAACAGGCAGCACAGGTGCTCAGGAACAGGCAGGGCTCAAAGACAAGGAAATGAACTACAGGAAAAACACGCCCACATCAGATATCAGGGTAATTTTTTATGCAAAAGCCTTCCAGAGCTACAAAGATGAGTTAATGCAGATCCCTTTCATAAGAAGGGAACTTTTACTTTGGGAATATTTATCATTTTTCAACACTACAGCTGTTATTTACATGCTGTAATTGACCCAGCTGTCACCGAGTCTGGGCTACTGAGTTCGGCAGAGAAAACAGCTGCGGTTTTTGCAAAGCGACTTTTCATGAAATGCACCTTGATCATCTGCAAGTAAATATGCAGGGAGGCAGTCATGACCCCTGGGTCCTTGTCACACAGCGCCCTGCGGAACTTATCGTGGATGTGCTGCACCTGATTGGGCGCCATCAGGTAAAACTTGTACAGTGCCAGGACGGCCTTCCTCCGAATGATTTCCCTGGAAACAAGTTCAAAAACAATTCAACCCATATGAATGTTAAGTAATAAGAATGCCCTTAACCAGATGATTTATCAATGTAACAATCATATATAATTAATCAATATGGAAATAACATGCATAGGGAATAACATACATAATAATGTATATATCCAATAACTACTTTGTGTCAGGTACACAGAACAAATTGCAAAAAGAGTGAAAAGCACGGATGCTTAAATGAGACCAACAGTATCTTAACAGACATTTGGGTAAATGCCCTAAACAGTTCAAAAGAGTGCTCTGCTTTAAAACACCACTGCATCTAAAACACAGCATCTGTACCATGTTctttttgaaaatatttataatatccTGACAAAGTAATTCACACACTGTGTCACACTCAAAGACATTTCTGCACATAACAGCACAGAGCACCTTCAGCATAATAACTTACTTGGAGTGTGTCAGCTTGTCCTCCACCAGAGGCAGCACAGCAGGAATCATATCCTTGGGGAAGATCTGGCTTACCACGGTGAGGGCCATGCACACCTCAATGAGGTTTGTACTCTGCAGGTCCTGGAAACAGAAAAAGAGCAAC
The Paramormyrops kingsleyae isolate MSU_618 chromosome 13, PKINGS_0.4, whole genome shotgun sequence DNA segment above includes these coding regions:
- the ap4e1 gene encoding AP-4 complex subunit epsilon-1, with the translated sequence MSDVVEKTLTALPSLLSLDSQPGAGKLSVTSKLGSLIRGITELTSKHEEEKLIKKELAAIKEHVSSPNTTLRQMKEIMVRAIYCEMLGFEASFCYIHAIKLAQQGSMFEKRVGYLAVSLFLREGHDLLLLLVNTVLKDLQSTNLIEVCMALTVVSQIFPKDMIPAVLPLVEDKLTHSKEIIRRKAVLALYKFYLMAPNQVQHIHDKFRRALCDKDPGVMTASLHIYLQMIKESPENYKELAGSFVVILKQVVSGKLPADFSYHSVPAPWLQMQLLRILALLGKEDQRTSEIMYEVLDESLRRAEINHNITYAILYECVKTVYTIHPKSELLEKAAKCIGKFVLSPKINLKYLGLKALTYVVQQDPNLALQHQMTIIECLDHPDPIIKRETLELLYRITNAQNVTVIVEKMLDFLRHSRDEYTVIGLVGKVAELAEKYAPDNSWFVQTMNAVFSLGGDAMQPDITNNFLRLLAEGFDNAEEDRQLRLLAVDSYLSLLGGEAASLPQPFLQIISWVLGEYSYLKVGQDPTDVLARLGALLERHDITTETRCWVLAAMGKLCTTDGALRRAREVAHQYSACLDTALRQQAMELELLGQDAPLRHRVLPHDASCEDLEVDSSLSFLDGFVSEALALGAAPYKPPHQRQEELSQHKALNFEPYGPSLPASLSACSLTDRQSPTAMSLSSGISGNSTEQMQKASSNTLKLDGVKKVWGKEGYLPQKEATEEAPPPVASSAPTPSCQQGGAEHTQLAVSSAGEEEQEKRQLAATLFVGLGSQNSLCLMGKPDAAPKRIWRRQRPDQEALDGGSRPPVSSVDDTLDGLFDDAVPDSALLYSLDGPSVPQSCLDGGGEAAGGSLDAGMEPALALSPGDAPGSLLPPALLALPRSDMEALCSDGTLSVCACKVYQRDALLLALFLSNACDLPLEELSCDVTSEEAKVTDGYTTAASISLLAGRGVAVVLHHLVMELPSSQAVVAVRVSYRPGAGAPTQQAVSLSLSLADFIRPLPVSTEEYGRLWLSFSNDVKQNLRLLADSEDPLAATLAALKDKLRLHIVDIIGAEGIVACQLVPGQPCLLHCHAHGGTLTAWLRSPLPTLPDCLLYHCQKAIEES